The genomic window GCGCCGAGGTGGACATCGTCGTTGAAACGGAAGGACGACTTGTTCCCATTGAAGTGAAGCTGTTGGCGACTCCACAACCAGCGATGGCGGCTGGTACCTTAGCATTTCGAGACGCATACGGCGAGGGGGCGGCACCCGGATACGTCGTCCATCCCGGAAACATCCGACTGTCCCTGGCACCCGGCGTGACGGCTATCCCGTTCGCCGAGCTGTGAAACCAAAAAGGGCCGCCTTTTTGCGGGCCGCAACCCAAGCGCGCTTCAATCCGGAAACATGCGCGCAAAATGCACACCAGTTGCGACGGAAGAGACTAAAGGCACATGCCCACGCAAAACCGTGGGCATGGCACCCGGCATAGGTGTCCGGCTGTTAGGTTCCAAAGGCTCACAGCTTCTCTCCCGGACGGAGGAACACGATCTCCCACGCGGACTTGCCTCGGATGAAAAAGCGGGCAACGCGACCGGCCAGTTTGTCCGTCTCCTTCCGCGAAGCGTCGATACCGATGACTTGCGGATACCACCAATTGTTCTGCCTGGGGGCGAACCCCCGGCCGTCAAAGACCTTCACCGGCGTGGCCCAGCCGTTGGGATCCGACAGATCAGGGCAGAAAATCACGTAGATGCCCTCCTGGGTCCACTCCGTGTCGATCGCCCGGTTCATCAGGATAACGTACTGGTCCAAGTACGCGTTGTAGTGAATGGACGGCCCCCAGAAGACATCGACCTTCTCCTGGTGCCAGTCCGACCTGGCGGGAAAAACCGGCGTCACGTGTCCGCCCAGCCCCGGCTCACGCCATGCACCTTTGCACCATTTGAACAACTTACCGACCGGATGATCGCGATCGGCGAAGGCCATGCGTGCAATGGCAACACCCTGCTCGGCCACGTCGCGGTTGTAAGTACTGATGAGAAAGTAGAAAAACCGCCTCTGTTGATCGAGGATCACCGAGAAGTCCCCACTGCCCCCTGCGAAATACCGGTTGGGAGTCTCACAATAGAGCGAGTCCGGAGGGGCGGTCAGGATGATACCAAGATCTTTCCAGTTGAGACCGTTGTCGAAAGAAATCGCCGCCCCGATCCGGGGAGCGGTCAGCCGTTTGTGCGGTCCGCAGACTTGAGGCGGTTCATTGTGATACCAACCGTATAGCACGCCGCTCTCGTGCTTGAAGGTGGCTTCGATCCACCGGCCGCCGATGGACGGGTCGGCATCATTATCGTAGCGCGTGCGAACCGAAGGCCCCTTCAGCGAGAAAAGATCAGCCCCCTCACTGCGATCGGCATAACCGACGGAGGAGAACACGTACATGGCGTCTCCGTCCCAGTGAACAGGATTGTTACAGTCAACCAGGCCGGTCACATTCTTCTCGGGCATGGCGGCGCCGGGCAGCTCCATCGGCGGTGCCGACCGCAACACGGCCACGGGCACTTCACGCCGCACATTCGGGGTGGACGGCTTGACGGCCGCACAGCCCGCAATCGACGCGAGCTGGCACAGAATCAGGATTCCGAAGCCTGTCCTGATTGTCATAGCTCGTCCTCCGAGACTCGATTTCGCCGGACGCCCTCGCATAAGCCGTTCGCATTATGCTGATGCGGGTGGAACGCTGTCAATCGCAACCGTTGTGAAATCGGCCCAATCCGGTAGACTGTACGGATCTGTTATTGAGTTGGATTGACATGGGTATCATTGCCGACATACCGGCCATCGGGACGATATCGGAAGAATCGGGTCTTATTCCGCTGCCGGCCACCGCAGACGGCCGCTTCCACGTCGGACGGGACGGGGTTGTCTCGGTCACTGCCACCGGCGACCGCAAAGTGGAGTTCGTCGCGTTTGCCGGTCACACCCTGGCACACGTGAAGTCCGCGATGGGCTACGCGGCATATTACCCGGTACATCCGGTTCGACTCGACCCGCCCGTCGAGGCGGTGTTGATGGACCTCGACGGCACCAGCGTGCGTAGC from Phycisphaerae bacterium includes these protein-coding regions:
- a CDS encoding GTP-binding protein; the protein is AEVDIVVETEGRLVPIEVKLLATPQPAMAAGTLAFRDAYGEGAAPGYVVHPGNIRLSLAPGVTAIPFAEL